A window from Longimicrobiales bacterium encodes these proteins:
- a CDS encoding ABC transporter ATP-binding protein: MIRLHGIEKHFDTKAGRMYVLRRIDLDIREGEFVTIMGPSGAGKSTLLGILGLLDAEWSGEYWFGDEAVHRMNLRQRADLNKRNIGFVFQQYHLLDNLTVYENLEIPLSYRNVPRSERQAIVADVLDRFQIVGKKDLFPNQLSGGQQQLVAVARAVVASPRLILADEPTGNLHSAQAREIMELFRKLNDEGTTIVQVTHSEQNAAYGHRVIELLDGWIAGTTEVQSGSVVQG; this comes from the coding sequence ATGATCAGACTCCACGGCATCGAGAAGCACTTCGACACAAAGGCGGGGCGCATGTACGTCCTGCGTCGCATCGACCTGGACATCCGCGAGGGCGAGTTCGTGACGATCATGGGCCCGTCCGGTGCAGGGAAGTCGACGCTGCTCGGCATTCTCGGGCTGCTGGACGCGGAGTGGAGCGGCGAGTACTGGTTCGGGGACGAGGCGGTGCACCGGATGAATCTCCGGCAGCGCGCCGACCTGAACAAGCGGAACATCGGCTTCGTCTTTCAGCAGTACCACCTGCTGGACAACCTGACCGTCTACGAGAACCTCGAGATCCCGCTGTCGTACCGGAACGTCCCGCGCAGCGAACGGCAGGCGATCGTGGCCGACGTGCTGGATCGTTTCCAGATCGTCGGCAAGAAGGACCTCTTTCCGAACCAGCTCTCCGGCGGGCAGCAGCAGCTGGTCGCGGTTGCACGCGCGGTCGTCGCATCCCCGCGACTCATCCTGGCAGACGAGCCGACCGGCAACCTGCACTCCGCGCAGGCCCGCGAGATCATGGAGCTGTTCCGCAAACTGAACGACGAGGGCACCACGATCGTGCAGGTCACGCACTCGGAGCAGAATGCCGCGTACGGCCACCGGGTCATCGAGCTGCTGGACGGCTGGATCGCGGGCACGACGGAAGTGCAGAGCGGGAGTGTCGTGCAGGGTTAG
- a CDS encoding M56 family metallopeptidase, with the protein MTTTGAWMAYGLVISGLLTVAALLAERAARNAGRPARGWWLAALGGSLLLPLVAWMWPGAAPGAAADPAFVVRLQPITIAPQASGGPAPGGILLYAWLATSLLMALLITFSLLRLRRLRRHWTEAEVEGEQVLVSGNVGPAVVGLRRARIVMPGWALGIDRELRRMLLLHEREHVRAHDPLLLAAGLAALVVAPWNPFVWMQFLRMRLAIELDCDARVLRVSGDARSYGTLLIEVGRQRSRGAALALAFGEPRSFLEERIRALPGVLGRRRLARAIGLASAALFVLLLAVCARDPMSSVNPVEQAGVLESNRYAADRSDDELMKEPTFTPFTARPELRNRNDVARALERNYPPLLREAGIGGEALVWFFIDRSGAVTRTAINRSTGYPALDSAALNVARTMEFTPAMNRDEPTPVWVAIPIVFRAGTGEAEGDVRMRRPADAGTPSAPPARASDDLQAYRAPVGAVPKTLAELESAPAFTPFDERPELTNRADVARALEENYPPLLRDAGIGGEALIWFLIAEDGNVLQLRTEKSSGHDALDRAALNVAKQMKFAPARLDDEPVPVWVAIPIVFSAR; encoded by the coding sequence ATGACGACGACGGGCGCATGGATGGCGTACGGGCTGGTCATCTCCGGCCTGCTGACGGTTGCGGCACTGCTCGCGGAGCGCGCGGCGCGCAACGCCGGTCGGCCTGCGCGCGGCTGGTGGCTGGCCGCGCTGGGCGGCTCGCTGCTGCTGCCGCTGGTCGCCTGGATGTGGCCGGGCGCGGCACCCGGCGCAGCAGCCGATCCCGCATTCGTGGTGCGGCTCCAGCCGATCACCATTGCACCGCAAGCGAGCGGCGGTCCGGCACCGGGTGGCATCCTGCTGTATGCGTGGCTCGCGACGTCGCTGCTGATGGCGCTGCTGATCACGTTCTCGCTGCTGCGGCTGCGCCGGCTCCGTCGGCACTGGACCGAAGCAGAGGTCGAAGGAGAGCAGGTGCTGGTGAGCGGCAACGTCGGGCCAGCGGTGGTCGGGCTGCGCCGCGCACGCATCGTGATGCCCGGCTGGGCGCTGGGCATCGACCGGGAGCTGCGCCGCATGCTGCTGCTGCACGAGCGTGAGCATGTGCGGGCCCATGATCCGCTGCTCCTGGCCGCGGGTCTCGCGGCGCTCGTGGTCGCGCCGTGGAATCCGTTCGTGTGGATGCAGTTTCTGCGCATGCGTCTCGCGATCGAGCTGGACTGCGACGCCCGCGTGCTGCGTGTGTCCGGCGATGCGCGCAGCTATGGCACGCTGCTGATTGAAGTGGGTCGCCAGCGCTCCCGTGGTGCAGCGCTCGCGCTGGCGTTCGGCGAGCCGCGCAGCTTCCTGGAAGAGCGGATCCGTGCGCTGCCGGGCGTGCTCGGACGACGCAGGCTCGCACGCGCGATCGGCCTGGCGTCGGCTGCGCTGTTCGTGCTGCTGCTCGCGGTGTGCGCCCGCGACCCGATGTCCAGCGTCAACCCCGTGGAGCAGGCCGGTGTGCTGGAGTCGAACCGCTACGCGGCGGACCGGAGCGACGACGAGCTGATGAAGGAGCCGACGTTCACGCCCTTCACCGCGCGTCCCGAGCTGCGCAACCGCAACGACGTCGCACGGGCACTGGAACGCAACTACCCGCCGCTGCTGCGCGAGGCGGGGATCGGCGGCGAAGCACTGGTCTGGTTCTTCATCGATCGCAGCGGCGCGGTAACGCGCACCGCGATCAACAGGTCGACCGGCTACCCCGCGCTGGATTCGGCCGCGCTGAACGTCGCGCGGACGATGGAGTTCACGCCGGCGATGAACCGTGACGAGCCCACGCCGGTGTGGGTCGCGATCCCGATCGTGTTCAGGGCGGGCACCGGTGAAGCGGAGGGCGACGTCCGCATGCGACGTCCCGCCGACGCCGGCACGCCTTCCGCTCCGCCCGCCCGGGCGTCCGACGACCTGCAGGCGTATCGCGCGCCGGTGGGCGCGGTCCCGAAGACCCTGGCGGAGCTCGAGTCTGCGCCGGCGTTCACGCCCTTCGATGAGCGGCCGGAGCTGACCAACCGCGCGGACGTCGCACGCGCGCTCGAGGAGAACTACCCGCCCCTGCTGCGCGACGCCGGCATCGGCGGTGAGGCGCTGATCTGGTTCCTGATTGCGGAGGACGGCAACGTGCTCCAGCTTCGCACCGAGAAGTCGAGCGGACACGATGCGCTCGACCGGGCGGCGTTGAACGTCGCGAAGCAGATGAAGTTCGCGCCCGCCAGGCTGGACGACGAACCCGTGCCGGTCTGGGTCGCGATACCGATCGTGTTCAGCGCCCGCTGA
- a CDS encoding BlaI/MecI/CopY family transcriptional regulator: MARRRRRDVSFTERELDVMAVLWELGGATVAEVQERLSDDLAYTTVLTVLRTLEEKGHVDHEEGAGRAYRYLPLVDRATAGESALGRLLGKVFGGSPELLLTHLVAQRDLTPEQVDRMKRLLDERLEEER; the protein is encoded by the coding sequence ATGGCACGACGCAGACGCAGGGATGTCAGCTTCACGGAGCGCGAGCTGGACGTGATGGCGGTGCTGTGGGAGCTGGGCGGTGCGACGGTGGCGGAAGTGCAGGAGCGGCTGAGCGACGACCTGGCGTACACGACCGTGCTCACGGTGCTGCGTACGCTGGAGGAGAAGGGGCACGTCGACCACGAGGAGGGGGCGGGTCGCGCGTACCGCTACCTCCCGCTGGTGGACCGTGCGACGGCGGGTGAGAGCGCGCTGGGCAGGCTGCTGGGCAAGGTGTTCGGCGGCTCGCCGGAGCTGCTGCTGACGCACCTGGTGGCGCAGCGGGATTTGACGCCGGAGCAGGTGGACCGAATGAAGCGGCTGCTGGACGAGCGGCTGGAGGAGGAGCGATGA